In the Ostrinia nubilalis chromosome 7, ilOstNubi1.1, whole genome shotgun sequence genome, one interval contains:
- the LOC135073319 gene encoding myosin-3-like isoform X3, giving the protein MTTTPKAQKDKPHTPAPRLTPRPTAASAARAARNATNRNLLLPHAQRQSPNRTSNSPVSVKAKSPAVRNPPRCDSKSDIKVPLKQEHDSYIVENVSVVIMEETSNYSNVADLEELNETDHFDDKCNEDECIERVTEQTARSRPHTPALSSRPQTPKSLQSSRPQTPRIPSRPTTPVHPRHSTPASRPNTPQRLATPNRPTTPIHEKIQNSVISPPRSPIKEDDDIKSVFSMKQKQFLRMKKELDMKQQAVLEVFDCLRGLRERMCQEGLGGGEGLQQQELVVFNVADWAADEVAQLCRDAAASAATDGAAELINNIVPFDECALAEVDAKVATVPTRFADLCLQAFTARQELIDWVKNLIEKNPENNSESLEKIARYNAQGLELCDTLRELKSCADSVVDTVTQLSRRACRERSALVAVGESLVREIAHLRQELDMRIAAINELRQVRSDNETIRMLEEARRELEEERAARLSTKDKLSTTESQLRQTRVRVTKMDRQLREAEASIASLTGTVKTLEDQSRQREVQLEARARKLKESLKTGEVASGHIAQQRDALQTEVAELKEQIDTMIAQHKATVQDLTNQLKDVKTVLEEQKRMTQHEIDQKQALQVSLTESQNTIEELKAKITELENSRPNPELPTEREMDLWAELQATKDTLRMTEDEVTACKREKVRFLETMTKITESDNKVGMQQKLAAELLSKEEIVGKMQIQIRELTKNIKLNEQKVAQYEQYVRDLQAHNRAVANCQEAPNGISYQDLQQEIMNLRMSLLEAVHRNEELSEMLMQKEQQLEQQDKTSRAQARVIKVREELINMLKNKETEQSRELSALQQDLEHRMNIVGEVNKQIAAKAEEIQELFATLENKQQQIHRLEKIVLALEEQQRRAQAQRTRHEEKIAALEHELAAGGNRRERKFLFF; this is encoded by the exons ATGACGACCACGCCGAAAGCGCAAAAAGATAAACCTC ataccCCCGCCCCGCGGCTTACCCCCCGCCCGACAGCTGCGTCTGCCGCGCGCGCGGCTCGCAACGCTACGAATAGAAATCTACTCCTACCCCACGCGCAAAGGCAGTCGCCTAACCGCACGTCGAACTCTCCTGTTTCAGTCAAG GCAAAGAGCCCCGCTGTACGTAATCCTCCGAGATGCGACTCCAAATCTgacataaaa gtaCCACTCAAACAAGAGCATGACAGTTATATCGTGGAGAACGTGTCGGTTGTAATAATGGAAGAAACATCAAACTATAGTAACGTTGCAGACTTAGAGGAGCTTAATGAAACTGACCATTTTG atgaTAAATGTAATGAAGACGAATGCATCGAACGAGTAACAG AACAAACTGCACGAAGCAGACCACATACGCCAGCCTTGAGCAGTCGCCCTCAAACACCAAAAAGTCTGCAGTCCAGTCGTCCTCAGACGCCAAGGATTCCAAGCCGTCCCACCACCCCGGTGCACCCTCGCCATAGCACGCCGGCTAGTCGCCCCAACACCCCACAAAGGCTGGCAACCCCCAATAGACCCACTACGCCTATTCATGAAAAAATTCAGAATTCAGTCATTAGTCCACCGAGATCACCGATCAAAGAAGACGACGATATCAAGTCGGTGTTCTCAATGAAGCAGAAACAATTTTTGCGCATGAAGAAGGAGTTGGATATGAAACAA CAAGCAGTGCTGGAAGTGTTCGACTGCCTCCGCGGGCTGCGCGAGCGCATGTGCCAGGAGGGCCTGGGCGGCGGCGAGGGGCTGCAGCAGCAGGAGCTGGTGGTGTTCAACGTGGCCGACTGGGCGGCCGACGAGGTGGCGCAGCTGTGCCGCGACGCCGCCGCCTCGGCCGCCACCGATGGCGCTGCGGAACTCATCAACAATATCGTGCCGTTTG ATGAGTGTGCTTTAGCCGAAGTCGATGCTAAAGTAGCAACCGTTCCAACGCGATTTGCCGATTTGTGTCTGCAGGCCTTCACTGCCCGTCAGGAACTCATCGATTGGGTTAAAAATCTCATAGAGaaaaat CCGGAAAACAACAGCGAGTCTCTGGAAAAGATTGCTCGGTACAACGCGCAGGGACTAGAGCTGTGTGACACATTGCGAGAGCTAAAGAGCTGCGCCGACAGTGTCGTTGATACTGTCACTCAGCTATCTAG GCGAGCGTGTCGCGAGCGCAGTGCTTTGGTGGCGGTTGGAGAGTCTCTGGTGCGTGAGATAGCACACCTTCGACAAGAGCTGGACATGCGCATCGCTGCTATAAACGAGTTGCGGCAAGTCCGGAGTGACAACGAGACCATCAGAATGTTGGAG GAAGCACGTCGTGAATTAGAGGAAGAGCGGGCAGCGCGATTATCAACGAAGGACAAGTTGTCGACCACCGAGTCGCAGTTACGTCAAACTCGCGTGAGAGTCACCAAAATGGATCGACAGCTTCGAGAGGCAGAAGCCAGTATAGCCAGCCTAACGGGGACTGTGAAGACTTTAGAAGACCAG AGTCGACAGCGTGAAGTGCAACTAGAAGCACGTGCAAGAAAACTAAAAGAATCTCTAAAAACTGGTGAAGTGGCAAGTGGTCACATAGCACAGCAACGGGATGCACTGCAAACAGA GGTGGCTGAACTGAAGGAGCAGATCGATACAATGATTGCACAGCATAAGGCTACAGTTCAGGATTTAACGAATCAATTAAAAGACGTAAAGACTGTTCTGGAAGAACAGAAGCGAATGACCCAGCATGAAATTGACCAGAAACAAGCACTCCAAGTGTCGCTGACAGAAAGCCAGAATACTATTGAAGAGCTCAAAGCTAAAATTACCGAGCTTGAAAATAGTAGACCAAATCCTG AGTTACCAACAGAAAGAGAAATGGATTTATGGGCAGAGCTGCAAGCCACCAAAGATACTCTGCGTATGACCGAAGACGAAGTGACAGCGTGCAAACGAGAAAAAGTTCGCTTTCTGGAAACAATGACAAAGATTACG GAGTCTGATAACAAGGTAGGTATGCAGCAAAAGTTAGCAGCCGAGCTTCTAAGTAAAGAAGAGATTGTAGGCAAAATGCAGATACAAATTCGAGAATTgacgaaaaatattaaattgaa TGAGCAAAAAGTCGCTCAATACGAACAATATGTGAGAGACTTGCAGGCGCACAACCGTGCTGTAGCTAACTGCCAGGAAGCTCCAAATGGTATCAGCTACCAGGATTTGCAACAGGAG ATAATGAACCTGAGAATGAGTTTGCTGGAAGCTGTGCATCGCAACGAGGAGTTATCCGAAATGCTTATGCAGAAAGAACAGCAGCTGGAGCAACAAGACAAGACATCACGTGCCCAGGCAAGGGTCATAAAG GTTCGAGAAGAGCTGATCAACATGCTAAAGAACAAGGAGACGGAACAAAGTCGAGAGCTGTCTGCCCTTCAGCAGGATCTAGAGCATCGAATGAACATTGTAGGCGAA GTGAACAAGCAAATCGCAGCCAAAGCTGAGGAGATCCAGGAGCTGTTCGCGACGTTGGAGAATAAGCAGCAGCAAATCCACCGGCTGGAGAAGATTGTGCTGGCGTTGGAGGAGCAGCAGAGACGCGCGCAGGCGCAGCGCACGCGCCACGAGGAGAAGATCGCCGCGCTCGAGCACGAGCTCGCAGCGGGAGGCAACCGACGGGAGCG GAAATTTCTGTTTTTCTGA